The proteins below come from a single Erysipelothrix piscisicarius genomic window:
- a CDS encoding DUF1700 domain-containing protein: MTKNEYLYILRKNLQILPQNEIDDIIQDVHEHFEFGLAEGKTEAEISRTLGDLIEMARQYTGGRIYEEPHHYEPKSDSSERVLTILVKIIIAFFLIGPVLAAYAILFGFFISGIVLAFVSIPLLFGGILPMITIPTFGLLALTSLGLLLLGVGTTWLTIYGFKGLNYLVKKFFQFNLGGNA; this comes from the coding sequence ATGACTAAAAATGAATATTTATACATACTGAGAAAAAATCTACAAATTCTACCACAAAACGAGATTGATGATATTATTCAAGATGTCCACGAGCACTTTGAATTTGGACTTGCCGAAGGAAAAACAGAAGCTGAGATTTCACGAACACTGGGTGATCTAATTGAGATGGCACGTCAGTATACTGGTGGCAGAATCTATGAAGAACCACATCATTATGAACCTAAAAGCGATTCCTCGGAGCGTGTATTGACAATTCTAGTTAAAATCATTATTGCATTTTTCTTGATCGGTCCTGTCTTAGCGGCCTATGCGATTCTATTTGGATTCTTTATTTCAGGAATTGTCTTAGCATTTGTGTCCATTCCCCTCCTTTTTGGAGGCATTTTACCAATGATTACCATCCCTACATTCGGCCTTCTAGCCCTCACATCACTTGGTCTTTTGCTCCTTGGCGTCGGAACCACATGGCTTACAATTTATGGTTTTAAAGGTCTAAACTATCTCGTTAAG
- a CDS encoding threonine/serine exporter family protein — translation MKGNEMEKTEYELLLDACILAGKLMMENGAEMHRVEDTMNRILESKQGEGAGVSFVLPTGIFVTTSDGEQIKMKRIQKRRSNLAKLADVNQLSRLFSANEIDVYELYMSLKEINSDAMQYPVWMKYVAAAFVSAFMMLIFEGSLFDFPITMLLGMIGFGIHYYASKKLNVKFIAKFIASFSIGVLTICLQRKGLIIDFETVIIGSIMLMVPGIPIMNSIRDFLVGNTISGTVFMVEALFIAIMIGSGIMASLQVMAGVFL, via the coding sequence ATGAAAGGGAATGAAATGGAAAAGACCGAGTATGAATTATTATTAGATGCTTGTATTTTAGCCGGAAAACTTATGATGGAAAACGGTGCGGAGATGCATCGTGTAGAAGATACAATGAATCGCATTTTGGAGTCTAAGCAAGGTGAAGGTGCTGGGGTTAGTTTTGTTTTACCTACGGGTATCTTTGTAACGACTTCAGATGGTGAACAAATTAAAATGAAGCGAATTCAAAAGCGTCGAAGTAATTTAGCGAAGTTAGCAGATGTAAACCAATTATCACGTCTCTTTAGTGCCAATGAAATTGATGTTTATGAACTCTATATGAGTTTGAAAGAAATAAATAGTGATGCAATGCAATATCCGGTATGGATGAAATATGTTGCGGCAGCATTCGTGAGTGCGTTTATGATGTTGATTTTTGAAGGGTCTCTTTTTGATTTTCCAATTACAATGCTTCTCGGAATGATTGGCTTTGGAATTCATTATTATGCTTCTAAAAAGTTAAATGTTAAGTTTATTGCGAAATTCATTGCCTCGTTTAGTATTGGTGTTTTGACGATTTGTTTACAAAGAAAGGGCCTTATTATAGATTTTGAGACGGTTATTATTGGAAGCATTATGTTGATGGTTCCTGGCATTCCTATCATGAATTCGATTCGTGATTTTCTTGTAGGCAATACAATATCGGGAACCGTATTTATGGTTGAGGCATTGTTTATTGCGATTATGATCGGTTCAGGTATCATGGCGTCACTTCAAGTAATGGCAGGTGTATTTCTATGA
- a CDS encoding PadR family transcriptional regulator: MNTQFKKGVLELCVLSLLSQKEYYGYELISKISETIEITEGTIYPLLKRLKDDGYVSTKLVESTQGPSRKYYELTDRGKTYTIARIDEWFVFTGHVNELLGGENHD, translated from the coding sequence ATGAACACTCAATTTAAAAAAGGCGTCTTAGAGCTCTGCGTTCTATCACTGCTATCTCAAAAAGAATATTATGGATATGAATTAATCAGTAAGATTTCTGAGACCATCGAAATTACTGAAGGAACGATTTATCCACTTTTGAAACGTCTTAAGGATGATGGATATGTTTCCACAAAATTGGTGGAATCAACCCAAGGCCCATCGCGGAAATATTATGAACTAACCGATCGAGGGAAAACTTATACCATAGCACGCATCGACGAATGGTTCGTATTTACCGGCCATGTAAATGAATTATTGGGAGGAGAAAACCATGACTAA
- a CDS encoding threonine/serine exporter family protein: MMTIVIQLVSAFAAALGFGIIIDVPKRALVFCGITGMMGWIVNWSLIQHGFDTTLAIFIGAATVSMLSMQFAKYLKMPTTVFNIPAIFTLVPGIMAYQTVKAFIGADYILGIELLVRTFTLSVTIAIAIVMTEVIYRLVVRVIQRKFCRS, translated from the coding sequence ATGATGACAATTGTGATACAGCTTGTGAGTGCATTTGCAGCAGCACTTGGATTTGGCATTATTATTGACGTACCAAAGCGTGCGTTGGTTTTTTGTGGCATCACGGGCATGATGGGATGGATTGTGAATTGGAGTTTGATACAACATGGATTTGATACGACATTAGCAATATTTATCGGTGCCGCAACGGTATCCATGTTATCCATGCAGTTTGCGAAGTACTTGAAAATGCCAACAACTGTTTTTAATATTCCTGCAATTTTCACATTAGTTCCAGGGATTATGGCCTATCAAACTGTAAAGGCATTTATTGGTGCTGATTATATATTGGGTATTGAATTACTCGTTCGAACCTTTACATTGTCAGTAACGATTGCGATTGCAATTGTTATGACAGAAGTCATTTATCGATTGGTGGTTCGTGTGATTCAACGTAAGTTTTGTCGTTCATAA